The Odocoileus virginianus isolate 20LAN1187 ecotype Illinois chromosome 12, Ovbor_1.2, whole genome shotgun sequence genome has a segment encoding these proteins:
- the SIRT4 gene encoding NAD-dependent protein lipoamidase sirtuin-4, mitochondrial isoform X1, producing the protein MNYISQNANTAVLSLLGVKGPLSCGSMRMSFGLTFKRTTKVRWRADFSQQCSLGSTGLFVPPSPPLDPAKVEELQRFITLSKRLLVMTGAGISTESGIPDYRSEKVGLYARTDRRPIQHGDFVRSAPIRQRYWARNFVGWPQFSSHQPNPAHWALSNWERLGKLHWLVTQNVDALHTKAGSQRLTELHGCMHRVLCLDCGEQTPRGALQERFQVLNPTWSAEAHGLAPDGDVFLTEEEVQSFRVPSCSRCGGPLKPDVVFFGDTVKLDTVDFVHKRVKEADSLLVVGSSLQVYSGYRFILTAREKKLPIAILNIGPTRSDDLASLKLNSRCGELLPLIDPR; encoded by the exons ATGAACTACATTTCCCAAAATGCAAATACAGCCGTTCTGTCCCTGTTGGGCGTAAAGGGTCCCTTAAGCTGTGGAAG caTGAGGATGAGCTTTGGGTTAACTTTCAAAAGGACAACAAAAGTTCGCTGGAGGGCAGACTTCAGCCAGCAGTGCTCACTCGGATCCACTGGGTTATTTGTGCCACCAAGTCCTCCTCTGGACCCTGCGAAGGTCGAAGAGTTACAACGCTTCATCACCCTTTCCAAGAGACTCCTAGTAATGACCGGGGCAGGAATCTCCACCGAGTCAGGGATCCCAGACTACAGGTCAGAAAAGGTGGGACTTTATGCCCGCACAGACCGGAGGCCTATCCAGCATGGGGATTTTGTACGGAGCGCTCCCATCCGCCAGCGGTACTGGGCTAGAAACTTTGTGGGCTGGCCTCAGTTCTCCTCCCACCAGCCTAACCCTGCACACTGGGCTCTGAGCAACTGGGAGAGACTCGGAAAGCTGCACTGGTTGGTGACCCAAAACGTGGATGCCTTGCATACCAAGGCGGGAAGTCAGCGCCTAACAGAACTGCACGGATGCATGCACAG GGTCCTCTGCTTGGACTGTGGGGAGCAGACTCCCCGAGGGGCGCTGCAGGAGCGGTTCCAAGTCCTGAACCCCACCTGGAGTGCCGAGGCCCACGGCCTGGCTCCCGACGGCGATGTCTTTCTCACCGAGGAGGAGGTACAGAGCTTCCGGGTCCCGTCCTGCTCTCGATGTGGGGGCCCCCTGAAACCAGATGTTGTCTTCTTCGGAGACACAGTGAAGCTTGACACGGTTGATTTTGTGCACAAGAGGGTGAAAGAAGCCGACTCCCTCCTGGTGGTGGGATCTTCCTTGCAG GTGTACTCGGGTTACAGGTTCATCCTCACTGCCCGGGAGAAGAAGCTGCCCATAGCGATACTGAACATTGGGCCCACGCGGTCTGATGACTTGGCGTCTCTGAAACTGAATTCTCGTTGTGGAGAGTTGCTGCCTTTAATAGACCCACGCTGA
- the SIRT4 gene encoding NAD-dependent protein lipoamidase sirtuin-4, mitochondrial isoform X2 — protein sequence MRMSFGLTFKRTTKVRWRADFSQQCSLGSTGLFVPPSPPLDPAKVEELQRFITLSKRLLVMTGAGISTESGIPDYRSEKVGLYARTDRRPIQHGDFVRSAPIRQRYWARNFVGWPQFSSHQPNPAHWALSNWERLGKLHWLVTQNVDALHTKAGSQRLTELHGCMHRVLCLDCGEQTPRGALQERFQVLNPTWSAEAHGLAPDGDVFLTEEEVQSFRVPSCSRCGGPLKPDVVFFGDTVKLDTVDFVHKRVKEADSLLVVGSSLQVYSGYRFILTAREKKLPIAILNIGPTRSDDLASLKLNSRCGELLPLIDPR from the exons aTGAGGATGAGCTTTGGGTTAACTTTCAAAAGGACAACAAAAGTTCGCTGGAGGGCAGACTTCAGCCAGCAGTGCTCACTCGGATCCACTGGGTTATTTGTGCCACCAAGTCCTCCTCTGGACCCTGCGAAGGTCGAAGAGTTACAACGCTTCATCACCCTTTCCAAGAGACTCCTAGTAATGACCGGGGCAGGAATCTCCACCGAGTCAGGGATCCCAGACTACAGGTCAGAAAAGGTGGGACTTTATGCCCGCACAGACCGGAGGCCTATCCAGCATGGGGATTTTGTACGGAGCGCTCCCATCCGCCAGCGGTACTGGGCTAGAAACTTTGTGGGCTGGCCTCAGTTCTCCTCCCACCAGCCTAACCCTGCACACTGGGCTCTGAGCAACTGGGAGAGACTCGGAAAGCTGCACTGGTTGGTGACCCAAAACGTGGATGCCTTGCATACCAAGGCGGGAAGTCAGCGCCTAACAGAACTGCACGGATGCATGCACAG GGTCCTCTGCTTGGACTGTGGGGAGCAGACTCCCCGAGGGGCGCTGCAGGAGCGGTTCCAAGTCCTGAACCCCACCTGGAGTGCCGAGGCCCACGGCCTGGCTCCCGACGGCGATGTCTTTCTCACCGAGGAGGAGGTACAGAGCTTCCGGGTCCCGTCCTGCTCTCGATGTGGGGGCCCCCTGAAACCAGATGTTGTCTTCTTCGGAGACACAGTGAAGCTTGACACGGTTGATTTTGTGCACAAGAGGGTGAAAGAAGCCGACTCCCTCCTGGTGGTGGGATCTTCCTTGCAG GTGTACTCGGGTTACAGGTTCATCCTCACTGCCCGGGAGAAGAAGCTGCCCATAGCGATACTGAACATTGGGCCCACGCGGTCTGATGACTTGGCGTCTCTGAAACTGAATTCTCGTTGTGGAGAGTTGCTGCCTTTAATAGACCCACGCTGA